A single region of the Nicotiana sylvestris chromosome 6, ASM39365v2, whole genome shotgun sequence genome encodes:
- the LOC138870309 gene encoding uncharacterized protein → MAAPPVKIPFPQKMKREKLDGQFAKVLEILKQIHINIPFTDALLQMPSYAKFLKEILSSKRKLEEVSVVMLTEKYSAIFQNKLPQKLGDPGSFTIPCTLGGVYFEKVLCDSGASINLMPFSIFRKLDLSEMKNIGISLQFADQSTKKPKGIIENVLVRVDKFIFPVYFIVLEMKECPDEPIILGRQFLTTRRAIIDVHQGQLILRVDEERVIFDMQKILRFSGDEASSSCFSIDMISDLADEFKDQLISYSMKIYLTKSGTAQDDDPAIRREAEILEKDSKDKEMQSEEVNQKLNSKFFLLI, encoded by the coding sequence atgGCTGCCCCACCTGTGAAAATTCCTTTTCCACAAAAAATGAAACGAGAAAAGCTTGATGGTCAATTTGCAAAAGTTTTGGAAATCTTAAAACAGATTCATATTAATATTCCTTTTACTGATGCTTTGTTGCAAATGCCTTCATATgccaaatttttaaaagaaattttgtcAAGCAAAAGGAAATTGGAAGAAGTTTCTGTGGTAATGCTTACTGAAAAATACAGTGCTATATTTCAAAATAAGCTACCACAAAAACTTGGTGATCCTGGCAGTTTTACCATTCCATGCACTTTGGGAGGTGTATATTTTGAAAAAGTACTTTGCGATTCTGGAGCTTcaataaatttgatgccattttCTATCTTTAGAAAATTAGATCTTAGTGAAATGAAGAACATAGGTATTTCTCTTCAGTTTGCAGATCAAAGTACTAAGAAACCTAAGGGAATAATTGAAAATGTGCTTGTAAGAGTAGATAAGTTtattttccctgtatattttataGTACTTGAAATGAAAGAATGTCCTGATGAACCGATAATTTTGGGTAGACAATTTCTTACTACAAGAAGAGCAATCATAGATGTTCATCAAGGGCAACTAATCTTGAGAGTTGATGAAGAAAGAGTCATttttgatatgcaaaagatactaAGATTTTCAGGAGATGAGGCATCATCTTCATGCTTTTCTATTGACATGATTAGTGATCTTGCAGATGAATTCAAAGATCAATTAATTTCATATTCAATGAAAATATATTTGACCAAATCAGGCACCGCACAAGATGATGATCCCGCAATTAGGAGAGAAGCCGAAATACTGGAAAAAGATTCTAAGGATAAGGAGATGCAATCAGAAGAAGTCAACCAAAAATTGAACTCAAAGTTCTTCCttctcatttaa